TGATCGCACACACTGCCACACGTTGTTCGGCAGTGGCAACGAACCACTCAATATCAAAGGAATCAAAGCGAATCCTTTTTAAGAAACAGATCGACCTGATTCATGCTTCCGAAAGCGAATTATCTTGTTGTTGCGAGTCGAAACCTCGCGTGGCGAATTCTTGAACATCTCGCGGCTGACCGGTGTGAAAAAACTGCGCACCGCGGGCAAGGCTAATTTGTAAGGCGGTTGGGCAACGACTGAAGCTTCGACCAATCTGGACGAAGCACTGTCATGTCAATTCCGCAACCACAGACCGCGGCGTTACAGTTCGTCGGCAAACATCCGCACGGCAGTCGCAAGGGCTGATCGAGACCTCGAGTGATCAGTCAAACCCGAATCGCAGTCTCGCGACAAGTCTTCATACCAATTACTCACCTCGGCAATCGTTGCCTTGTCGTGGACCAAGACCGACAGTTCATAGTTCAAAAAAAACGATCGCACGTCGAAATTGGCGGACCCTACCAGCGCAACCCAATCGTCAACGATACCGACCTTGGCGTGAACCATTCGCTTGGGGTAACGGTGGACCTTGCAACCGACTTCGACCAGGTCCTTGAAATAGTCGTGCCGAGCATAGTCGACGGGACGCAAATCGCTCACTTGCGGAACAAGAACCTGCACGTCGATCCCGCGGCGACATGCTGATTCCAAAGCCCGCATCGTCACGGGCGGCGGCACAAAGTAGGGCGTTGCAATCCAAATCCTCCGTTCTGCTCGATGAATGGCGAACTGCCAGAAGTCCTCCAAAATTTCATCGGGGCCGTCTGGCCCGATCGGCAAAACCGTCAACCGTGAACCATCGTTCGGTCCGACTCCTGCTTCATCCAATTCACGGCGAGGCAGTTCTTCGTCGGTTTCAAACTTCCAGTCGCTACAGAATACCGCTTGCAACTGAGCGGCAGCCGGACCTTCGATTCGCAAACTCATGTCGATCCACGCTCGTCCATCCGAATCGTCGTTCAGTTCATCGTCGACAATGTTTGCGCCACCAAGAATCGCACGCTCACCGTCTGCCACGGCAAGCTTGCGATGGTTGCGGAAGTTCAAATAGGCCAATCGCGACAACTTCGACATCGCCTTGAAGCGATGCGCCCGACCACCTGCGTCACGGACTTTTTGCAATTGTTCTTCGGGCACCATGAACGACCCAAAACCGTCGACCAGCAAGCGTACTCGGACGCCACTGCGAGCCTTGTCGCAAAGCGCGTCGATGATCGCGGCGCTGCTTTCACTCTTGTCCAGAATAAACGTCATCACATAGATCGACTCTCCAGCACTGTCGATCAATTCCAAAAACGCATCACGGACATTGGATGGGCGATTTAGCAAACGAACGTCGTTACCGTTGGTTGGCAGACAGAGGCTTCGCGACGATGAGAGACGTTCAAGCGAAT
The DNA window shown above is from Rubripirellula reticaptiva and carries:
- a CDS encoding phospholipase D-like domain-containing protein, with product MIWIVAYVSSVVGAFLTILAMTIIRNEQRHSVGRIGWLGLVLLSPPVGLLLFLWLGGRKISAEHEQRNLVDMPTLPGAEAEPRDSLERLSSSRSLCLPTNGNDVRLLNRPSNVRDAFLELIDSAGESIYVMTFILDKSESSAAIIDALCDKARSGVRVRLLVDGFGSFMVPEEQLQKVRDAGGRAHRFKAMSKLSRLAYLNFRNHRKLAVADGERAILGGANIVDDELNDDSDGRAWIDMSLRIEGPAAAQLQAVFCSDWKFETDEELPRRELDEAGVGPNDGSRLTVLPIGPDGPDEILEDFWQFAIHRAERRIWIATPYFVPPPVTMRALESACRRGIDVQVLVPQVSDLRPVDYARHDYFKDLVEVGCKVHRYPKRMVHAKVGIVDDWVALVGSANFDVRSFFLNYELSVLVHDKATIAEVSNWYEDLSRDCDSGLTDHSRSRSALATAVRMFADEL